The Flavobacterium piscisymbiosum genome includes a region encoding these proteins:
- a CDS encoding phytoene/squalene synthase family protein has translation MKSLFDTVSFKCSKLVTQNYSTSFSLAVKMLSPSIREAIYSIYGFVRFADEIVDSFHEYDKENLINDFEKEYYKAVEFGISLNPILNSFQHTVKEYNITDDLVQAFLKSMKLDLIKSTYNSQTEYEDYIYGSADVVGLMCLKVFVKGNEQKYEQLKNEAMSLGSAFQKVNFLRDLKDDNLVLNRNYFPGVDLNSFDENAKTTIINEIEEDFRIAYQGIVKLPIEAQFGVYTAYIYYKKLLKKLKNTPYYEIGSSRIRVSNYTKAGLLAQSFVTYKLKLV, from the coding sequence ATGAAATCACTATTCGACACCGTTTCTTTCAAATGTAGCAAATTGGTCACCCAAAACTACAGTACATCTTTTTCGTTAGCGGTAAAAATGCTTTCACCAAGCATTCGTGAAGCGATTTACAGCATTTACGGATTCGTTCGTTTTGCTGACGAAATTGTCGATTCATTTCATGAGTACGACAAAGAAAATCTTATTAATGATTTCGAAAAAGAATATTACAAAGCCGTTGAGTTTGGCATTAGCTTAAACCCTATTCTCAACTCTTTTCAGCATACCGTAAAAGAATACAATATTACTGATGATTTGGTTCAGGCTTTCCTTAAAAGCATGAAACTAGACCTCATCAAATCAACCTACAATTCACAAACCGAATACGAAGACTATATTTACGGCTCTGCCGATGTTGTGGGTTTAATGTGTCTAAAAGTTTTTGTAAAAGGAAATGAACAAAAATACGAGCAGCTAAAAAACGAAGCCATGAGTTTAGGATCGGCATTTCAGAAAGTGAATTTTCTGAGAGATCTTAAAGATGATAATTTGGTTTTAAACCGAAATTATTTTCCCGGAGTCGATTTAAATTCTTTTGATGAAAATGCCAAAACCACGATCATCAACGAAATCGAAGAAGACTTCAGGATTGCTTATCAGGGAATTGTAAAATTGCCTATCGAAGCACAATTTGGGGTTTATACCGCTTACATCTATTACAAAAAGTTACTAAAAAAACTAAAAAATACACCGTATTACGAAATTGGAAGCTCAAGAATCAGAGTTTCAAATTATACAAAGGCTGGACTTTTAGCGCAATCTTTTGTAACTTACAAGTTGAAACTGGTTTAG
- a CDS encoding sterol desaturase family protein, with amino-acid sequence MISFFIFLGVFLFMECVTWLTHKYIMHGLMWYFHEDHHQPKYPDTFERNDIFFVIFAIPSIVLFYFGVQGGFNYLFFIACGVTTYGACYFLIHDVLIHQRFKWFKNTKNKYLIGLRKAHKIHHKHLGKEHGECFGMLFVPFKYYKM; translated from the coding sequence ATGATTTCTTTCTTCATCTTTTTAGGCGTTTTTCTCTTCATGGAATGTGTAACCTGGCTCACGCACAAATACATTATGCACGGGCTTATGTGGTATTTTCACGAAGATCATCATCAACCCAAATACCCGGATACTTTTGAGCGCAACGATATTTTCTTTGTCATTTTCGCCATTCCCAGTATTGTTCTTTTTTATTTTGGCGTTCAGGGCGGATTCAATTATTTGTTTTTCATCGCTTGCGGAGTTACGACTTATGGCGCTTGCTATTTTTTAATTCACGATGTTTTAATTCATCAGCGTTTTAAATGGTTTAAAAACACCAAAAACAAATACCTGATTGGTTTACGAAAAGCTCATAAAATACACCACAAGCATTTAGGAAAAGAGCACGGAGAATGTTTCGGAATGTTATTCGTTCCTTTCAAATATTATAAAATGTAG